One Helianthus annuus cultivar XRQ/B chromosome 12, HanXRQr2.0-SUNRISE, whole genome shotgun sequence genomic region harbors:
- the LOC110893081 gene encoding uncharacterized protein LOC110893081, with product MTRKEDSSSTSVTTEPKHLHPVYSVTNIHNKIRTLDGEKVTYSAWVKLFRLHAKGYEVLKHIDGTEPPAKDDEGYDSWAKVDSIVLQWIYGTISDDLLVRILDDHTTAQQAWNKLQSIFQNNKNSRASSLLHAFTNTTLASCAPLKEYFHKLKDMSEQLKDGDQPVTESRLVLQMVQGLPPEYDTTASFINQSSNISWDDARDMIEREQRRQAARQQTALMAPRGPSTFAGSQPNQTPPQQPFTPSYQTPPPPSYNPAQQYEQYHRGGRGRGRGRNTYRGGRGRGHNNSYNYTPTGYQSPPPTGTYGWWNSPPPPCPYPSQSPWTTYWSRPPPQTSNPPAPQPNQPNTPYGPPPGYGLTAQPAQQPPAA from the coding sequence ATGACTAGAAAAGAAGATTCGTCTTCAACCTCGGTCACGACCGAACCCAAACACCTTCATCCCGTTTACTCTGTCACCAATATACACAACAAAATCCGCACTCTCGATGGTGAGAAGGTCACATATTCTGCCTGGGTTAAGTTATTCCGTCTCCACGCAAAAGGCTATGAGGTCCTAAAACACATCGATGGTACTGAACCACCTGCTAAAGACGACGAGGGTTACGACTCTTGGGCTAAGGTGGATTCCATCGTGTTGCAATGGATATATGGAACCATCTCGGACGATCTTCTTGTCCGGATCTTGGATGACCACACGACTGCTCAACAAGCGTGGAACAAGTTGCAATCAATTTTTCAGAACAACAAAAACTCCCGAGCATCGTCTCTGTTACATGCTTTCACTAACACTACTTTGGCCTCATGCGCCCCTCTCAAAGAGTACTTCCATAAATTGAAAGACATGTCCGAGCAACTCAAGGATGGGGATCAACCGGTCACCGAGTCGAGGTTAGTATTGCAAATGGTTCAAGGTCTACCACCTGAATATGACACGACCGCATCATTCATTAATCAATCTTCTAACATTTCATGGGATGATGCGCGTGACATGATTGAGCGTGAACAACGAAGACAGGCGGCTCGTCAACAAACTGCTCTCATGGCTCCTCGTGGACCGTCTACTTTTGCCGGGTCCCAACCGAATCAGACACCTCCACAACAACCCTTTACTCCCTCATATCAAACACCTCCGCCACCCTCCTATAACCCCGCCCAACAATACGAACAATATCATCGAGGAGGCCGCGGACGCGGTCGCGGTAGAAATACCTACCGTGGAGGCCGTGGTCGCGGGCACAATAACTCCTACAACTACACACCCACTGGATACCAATCCCCACCACCCACCGGCACCTACGGTTGGTGGAACTCACCACCGCCCCCATGTCCTTATCCTTCCCAGTCTCCTTGGACAACTTACTGGTCCAGACCACCTCCACAAACATCCAACCCACCAGCCCCACAACCCAACCAACCCAATACACCTTACGGCCCACCTCCCGGTTACGGGTTAACAGCCCAGCCGGCCCAACAACCACCAGCAGCCTAG